In the Paenibacillus sp. FSL R7-0337 genome, CGAGCTGAACGGACTGCAATATAAAAAGCTGGTGGACGCAAATGCCGGCGTTCTCGCCCAGGTTGTACATTATCCTTTTTATGCGGGAAGTGAACTGGCTTACGGGGGATACGCTGGCTTGACTCAGGTTGTTGTTGTGAACGGCACCAAAAAGAGAATACTGATGCCGGACAACCATGAAGCAGTGAACGTTGGTCAAGAGGCCAACCCGGCAATCCAAATTAAGGACGCTGATGCTGTGTATCTAATTACGCGCTCATGCAGAACACATTCTATGGGAAGAATCGAAGAGTTTGGTGCAATGGCTCACTACAATATTGTAGACGAGCTCTTTGAAGGGACCCATGCTGTTGTTCAAAAATATTCAGCGGCGGATGGTCATTTAGATTATGAAGCAGCCCTGGCTGCTCACACTATGAAGCATTCCGCAGAATTTAATGCAGTGAGCTTCCGTATTGAAGGCGATGCACCTCACAAGAATTCGGACAACCAGACCTTAATCGCTGAGCAACAATCAACCCCGGTAAGGGTTAATCATGCGTTTATGGAGCAGGTATACAATCAGGGGCGGTATGCCATGATCTGCTGCAGCGGTGCAAGCGCTCCACGCTTATATGGAATGTGGACCGGAGAGTGGAATCCTGGCTGGCGGGGGATTTATACGCTGGATGCCAATGTGAATCTGCAGGTGGCAGCCATGAATACTGGTCATTTAACTCACGCAGCGCTCGGGTATATTACATTTTTCCTCCGGAATACTCCCGACTTTGAAGCTAATGCGCGGATGGCATACGGGATGCACGATGCAATTCAGGTCTCCGTTAACTCTGACGGGGACCGGGCCATGCATGTCGAATATGACAATGATTATCCGTTTGAGTACTGGAATGCCGGGGCAAGCTGGTGCCTTCTGCCCATCTATGAATATTGGCAATGTTACGGTAATCAGCAGATACCTCTTCATGACAAGATGCGGATTCATGAGCTTCAGCCCATTCTGAGTGTACAAGATGGAGGCATGAGTGATGAGGAGTTCACCCAGCTGCTAGACAAAGGTTATCTGGATCTTGCAGCAGATATCCTGCTTCCCTTGCTTACCAAGCAGGCCAACTTTTGGGAGCAGATCTGTACACCGGAATATTACACGGATATCAACGGGAAGGCCTGTTATCAGCAGGGGAAAGTGCGGCTTGTTCCGGGAGAGAAATACTTGATTATTCCTGCATATTCTCCGGAAAACCATCCTATTGGGTATAACAGCACAATTACGGCGAATGCCACAATGGATATATCAGCTGCACGAGATGGACTCTCTATGGTTATTGCAATGGAAGGGGAAGTCAAACGCGAGGGTTATGAAGCAGCTATAGCTAAGTGGAAGGCGTTACTTGAGCTGCTGCCGAATTATAAATATGACTACGATGGTGCTTTGCGCGAATGGGCTATGAATGAATATACAGAAAATAACAACCATCGTCATTTGAGTCATCTGTATCCGGCATGGCCTGCTTATGAGACACAAACCGATCCTGCGCTGACACGGGCAGCTAAGATAGCGATTGATAATAGAGACCGGTTGAATACAGGCGACGATACAGCAGGGCACGGCTGGATGCATAAGGCACTGGTGCAAGCCAGGTTGAAAAATGGTGACGGAGTACTGTCATCCCTTCTGCCCATGATGAGAGATGCGGCTTATTACAGCTCCTTAATGACAGATCATGATTCTAACAGAAGATGCAACTGTTATTGTACGGATACCTTATTCGGTACCGTGGGAGCTATTAATGAAGCGCTGTTATTCTCGAATACAGGTGAAATAGAGATCCTGCCAGCGTTGCCTTCCGATTGGCTGACGGGTTCTATACATGGGCTAATGGCAAGAACCAGGGCTGAAGTCAAGACATTAACCTGGAATCTTCCTGCCAAATCGGTGCATCTGGTACTGCGTTCCCACAGGAATGAGAACGTCATCCGGTTAAGCGCGGGACTTCCTTGGACAGAGGCCCGGATCAACGGGGATAGGGCGGATGTGTTACAGGATTCACGGGGGAAATATATCCAAATCACACTAAGTGAAGGAACAGAGGTTACAGTGGCGTTTGAAGTGTAAGAGAGACGGGCCGATTCCAAAGGCTGTAGATCCGCCGATTAATGAACGTCCTGTCCGGTTGCAAACTCAAAGCACGGCTATTGCAGGGAACATGAAAAGCAGCATTCCTCTCTTCCTCTAAACGAGGAGCGGAGACAATGCTGTTTTTTGCTTGTGCTTAAAGGGATTACAGAGTCAGAGCAAGGATTTGTGCCATAAAATTGCTGCGATTTAGTTAAAAAAGGCACATGCAGCTTAGCCAAAATGGGGTTAAGCTAGAGTTATATCTCCGTTTAAGGGTAAGAAATATAAAGAAGAATGGAGGGGACACACCATGAAACAGCTCTACATCAAGCAAAAGGTATTCAGCATAGGCGAGAAGTTCACGGTGAAGGATGAGCGGGAGCACGATGTGTATTACGTGGAGGGCAGCTTCATGCGGATTCCCAAGACCTTCTCGGTTATGAATGCCGGCGGAAGGGAAGTTGCACAGATTACGAAGAAGGTGTTCAGCTTCCTGCCCAAGTTCTTCGTGGAAGTGGATGGCCGTGAGGTATTGACGATCAAGAAGGAGCTGTCGTTCTTCAAGGCGCGCTATTCGATAGATTCGGCGGATATTGAGGTGCACGGGAACTGGTGGGACATGGATTTCCAGGTTTTGCAACGCGGGGCCGTCGTCGGGGAAGTGAGCAAGAAGTGGTTCACCTGGGGAGACAGCTACAGTGTGCAAGTGCTCAATGAGGAGCTGGAGGCTATCATCATCGCGATTGTGGTTGCCATTGATTGTGTGAAGAGTGATGAAGCCTCGGCTTCTAGTCAGTAGTTATTCATCCAACGACCCGGATAGGTAAATAAAAGTGGAAGCAGTTCCTTCGGTGAGTCCGATTTTATTAGTAAAGGATTCGTCGTGCAAGACTTTCTTAGTACCTGGTGCAGTATAGGTATCACTTGAGAAGAAGGAGCTGTTGGTTACGGTCTGCGTCTCTATGAAGCGAGCTTCAGTCAAAGGGACACTGCATGTAGCCACAATTAGCGTTATGCCTCCTATCACAAACAGGGCTAACTGCTTACGGGCTGTGGTATTCGGCTTCAGCCTCATAATGGACCGGATGCGCTCTTCCATAGCATTAGTGGTAAAAGGATTGCTTAACGGAGATCCGGAGCAATGATTCTCGGCCATATGAATCAGGATTCTGGCATAGTGCGCCTTATGCGCAGCGCCGAAGGTGGTCACTACCGCTTCGTCACAAGACAACTCTATGTCGCGGTTCAGCCGTCCCCACATGAACCAGACCAGAGGATTGAACCAGTGCAGGCAGCAGGCCGCGGCCATCAGGTATTTCAATAATGTATCGAAACGCCGGACATGGTTGTATTCATGGGCCAGGATATAGCCGAGCTGTGCGGTTTCTGACCAGTTGGTGCCGGCGGGCAGCAAAATAACCGGTTTCCATATACCGTAGGTCAGCGGACCCGGGATTTGATCCGATTGCCGGATGGTAAGGGTTCTGAATGTCTTATGAGCAGCTAACCAGCTCTGGATGTACTCCTGTTGGACCGGCAGAGAGACTTTATACTTTTGCCGCCAGCGCCAGTGTGTAACGCCAAAAAACAGTGCTGCTAGCATCACTCCGCACAGCCATATTACGGTAATCAGCCGGTGGATACCAACTGGAAGTGCAGCCCCCGATCCTCCTATTCCGGTGATGATTCCCACCCCGGTCCCGTCAAAGGTAGCCGGGCTGGGCCACCTGATAAGGGAGAACAAGCTGAACTGATGCGGAAGCGAGTAAGGCAGCAACAGCCGCACCAGGGCAATGGTCCAGAGGATGACAAAGGTGTACTTCGGCAAGGTGTTGCGGCCTATTGCGCGAACTGCGGCAACCGCAACAATCAGCAGCGAAGCAGAAGCGCTCATAGCTCCGATGCCCATCTAACTCTCCTCCTGTTCCAAATGATCCACCAGCTGCTTTAAACGGCTGATTTCCTCTGCGGATAACATCTTACGGTCCAGCAAAGAGGCGACAAGCTTGTCAGCAGCACCGCCATACATTTTATCAATCAGCTCCAACGTTTCCTGCGCCTGCGCCTGCTCTCGGGTAATTAGCGGCTTGCAGACGAACTGGGGATCTACGCGCTGAATGGCCTCTTTCTCAATGCATTTCTTGATGACGGTGTATGTGGTAGTCTTGCTCCAGCCAGTCTCCTGCTTCAGGATTTCTGCGATCCGCTTCGCTGTTGTTTCCCCGAATTCCCATAATATCTGCATGACCTTCAGTTCAGAATCGAACAGCTTCACAGCCATTTCTGCACACTCCTCTTCCCTTTATGAATATTTTACGCTCATAGTGGCATGAACCACCCGATGCCTTCTTGGCAAGCTTCTCAGTATATATAACAGGAAAATAATCAGAACATCGCCTTTCCCTCCCTCAACCGGCAGCAGCCAGCCTAAGGCAACTAATCCTGCCACAGCGAGCAGCCCCCATGACACGTGAAATCTGCACAGATATTCATAGATCCATAGGGTGAACAGCCCTAAGCACAAGATGAACAGGATGTTAAGAGGTTCTCCCCAAGGGTCAGGCTCCATCCCATACATCCGGGGTACAGTCACACCGAACAGCAGCATATAAGGGAGCTGAGATATCAGCGCAAAGCTCAGTAATCTTGCCATGTATCTATGCACATTACGGGTATGTATGAATCCCAGCACGATACAGTACATAAAGATCGGGGCAGCTAGTCTGCCAATCAGGCTTGAGCCGAATGAGAGAATGGTGTACAAGACCGACCAGACCTCTGATTGCCCGGGAAATGTACGGTTTAACACATAGTGCCTCCAGGGTACGGTGCGCCTTCCGTTCTATTGCAATAGAATATTTGTATTTATTCTATCCCAGTAGAATGGTGTTGTCAATATTGTGCAACTAATCTGCCTTGTAAGCGTCTATATCAGTTGCTTCCAGTTCTAACCATTCTGCAATACTCAACAGGAGGACATTCCTTATGCAATTACATCATTATTTTCTTCAAAAGCACCCGCTCACGGCGGTTCTGGCCGCAGGCCTGATCGCACTGGCTGCTTGCTTCGGACTTGGCGGGGCCACGGCCCATGCCGACCGCTGGGAGATCTTTGACCAGGGTGAGCATTTATTTTTGCCGGAGGGGCCGGTAGAGGTGGATGGGGTGGTCATGGTGCCTCTTCGTTCCATCGCGGAGCGGTTTGGTTATACGTTCGTGTCGGTGAACAACAAGGAGATTGTGCTGACTCATCAAGAGGGGCTTAGAACAATCATCCGGCTGGGCACCAAGACGGCCTTGCTCGAATATGAAGGCGGTGCCAAAATACAGCTCATGGCACAGATTCCGCGCAATTTTAACGGAGCATGGTTTATTGATCTGGCATTAGCTGGAGCGATGGGCGGCCAAGGCCACTCTACCGTTCCCGGCACTAACTTCATTCAGCTTCGTCCCGTATCTGGGGATGCGAAGGAGCAACTGGAACGCCAGTATTGGTTCAGCTTCAAGGATAAGGGCCAGACCGTATTCGTGAACAACCAGGGGCAGGAGAAGTTGCAGACGCTATATACTTCCCCGCTGGACTTCGGTTATGATGACCTGCTTCCAGTGAAGAAATCCGGTTATACAGCCGGATACATGAACCGTGCAGGGGAGCTTGCCATTGATGCGCCGAACTATCAGCTTGGACTGTTCAGTGAAGGACTGGCCTGGTTCAAGGATCTGGTCAACACTGAGAACGGTGGAGTCACTGTACGAATGGGATACATGAACCGTGCGGGTAAGGTTATTATTCCGGGGATCTACAATCGGGCGGAGGATTTCTCGGACGGGCTGGCGAAGGTGACTAGAGCAGGCAAAACCTATTATATTAACCACAACGGCCAGATGGTGATCCCGCCGATCCCCGGGCTGCAGAACAGCGAGTCCTTCTCGGATGGACTGGCGGCTGTAACCGTACGAACCACGGCAGGCGGCAAAAGAGTCCTCCGGACAGGCTTCATTGACACCGCAGGCAAGTGGGTGATCAAGCCCATCTATGAGTCGGCAACCCCGTTCTCGGAGGGAATTGCTACCGCAACTTTGAACGGTAAAAGCGGTCTCATTGATACCGCAGGCAAGTGGATTGTGAAGCCCCAGTATAGCAGCGGCAGTACTTTTCTCGGACAGTTCCGGGACGGGTATATTCTGCTTACGCTGAGGGGCGAGCATGATTATACGCATCGTCTTGTCGATACCAAGGGGAAGATCATCACCGTTCCGGGAACCGGCCAGCTTGCAGGATTCGGTGATGGTATTGTCTCGTATAATGATACGGGCGGATATGGCTTCAAGACTGTCACAGGACAGGTGATTGTAAAACCCATGTACTCATATATGTGGAATTTCAAAGCTGGGGCGGGTAAAGGGTTCATTGATTATAATGATGTCTACGAAGCTCATCTGATCAATAAAGCTGGTAAAGTGGTGTGGAGCACCGGCATGTTAGAATAGATCAATTATGATCCTGCTTAGATCATTGTTTCGTGGCAAGGGGTCTATTAGAATTTGGGGGTAAGCAATTATGTGGATGTGAAGGAGACGGTAATATGCTTAGATTGGTCAATGTGGAGAATGGTACGGTCAAAGGCTTGCCCGCAGCCGATCCCCGGATTACGAGCTTCAAGGGAATACCGTTCGCAGCTCCGCCTGTAGGAGAGAACCGCTGGCGGGCACCGCAGCCAGCTGAAGACTGGGAAGGCGTGCTGCAGGCCCACGAGTTCGCACCGGTCTCCATGCAGGTCAGACAGGAATTGGATGATAACAATATCTATACCCGTGAATGGGCAGTGGAGCCTGATATTGCGATGAGCGAGGATTGTCTGTACCTGAACGTATGGACCCCGGCCAAGCAGGCGGACGAGAAGCTCCCCGTCTATGTATGGTATTTCGGCGGCGGGCTGCAGGTAGGCCATCCGGCAGAGATGGAATTTGACGGCGAACGGATTGCCCGCAGAGGGATTGTGGTGGTGACGATTAACTACCGGCTGAATATCTTCGGCTTCCTCTGCCATCCTGAGATTACGGCGGAATCGCCGGAGGCGCCCGCTAACTTCGGCAACCTTGACCAACAGGCGGCAACCCGCTGGGTGAAGCGCAATATTGCAGCCTTTGGCGGCGACCCGGACAACATTACCATCGGCGGACAGTCAGCAGGCGGCGGCAGTGTCATGAGCCAGCTTACCTCTCCGCAGAACGAAGGATTGTTTCAGCGTGCGATTGTTGAAAGCGGTATCTTCACGGACCTGTATCCGGGTACCCTGCTGCCGCCGCTCCGGGGAACGCTGCAGGACGGGGAGCAGGACGGAATTGAGTTCTTCAAATACTTAGGTGTATCCTCACTGGCAGAAGCGCGGAAGCTGGATGCAGTCTATCTGCGGGACAAGGCAGTAGCGCTTGGCGGTTTCTGGGGGACTGTTGCCGACCAGAAGTTCCAAGTGGGGAATCCGTTCGATCTGTTCGTGCAGAATAGACGCCTGAAGGTGCCGGTTATGCTCGGCCATACCTCCTCCGAGTTCTTCAGCACTCCGAATGTGCAGTCCTACGGGGAGCTCAAGCAGCTTGCGGCAGACATGTTCGGGGAAGATGCGGAGACCTTCCTGAAGCTTAGCGGCGCACGGCCGGATGCCGTTCAGGAAGCGGCGGAGCGGGCAGCGGTAAGCGGGATCGAACACGCAATTCGTATTGCCGCGCAGGCGAACGCGGATACCGGAGGCGAAACACCGCTCTATTACTATAACTTCGATGCGGAGATTCCGGGATGGGATAACCCGGGCACCTTCCACTCGGTAGATCTGTGGTTCTTCTTCGAGACGCTGGCCAAGTGCTGGCGGCCGTTTGTCGGCAAGCATTATGATCTGGCCCGCCAGATGTGCAATTATACCGCACACTTCATCCGTACCGGTGACCCGAACGGCCAGGATTCTACAGGCGAAGAATTGCCGCGTTGGGAGCCGTACACCCCGGAAGCACCTTACGGGATGCTGTTCGCAGACAAGGCGGAGTTCTCTAGAGAACAACCAGGCGCTATCATGAATTTTCTGGTGCAGCAGTATTTCAAGAAGGCTGGCAGCCCGGTCTGAGATGGACGTGATTCAAGCTGGCTGCTAACGGGCAGCGGCCGGAAGCCCGATAAGCTCTGGATTCACGGCGGCGAAGCCCCGGCCCTGGCCTGTCTCTGGTAATTTCGCGGTGTACACCCGGTCACCTGCTTGAATTGCCGGCAGAAATGCTCCACATTCGGATAGCCGCACCGTGCGGCGATATCGGCGATGCTCTCGGCGCTGTGGACGAGGTATTCCTTGGCCATGCGGACGCGGCTGTTAATGACATCTTCCATGCAGGAGAGTCCGAAGTTTTTTTTGTAGATACTCTGGAGATAGCCTGGACTGATCTCAAGCACACCGGCCATTCTGGCCACGGTCCAGTACTCTCCGGGGTTCGTCTGAATGAGCGTGCGCAGCTTCAGCAGCTTATAGTATTGCGGGGTAATATTGTCCTGGAAATAGGATTCCCACAGCTTGTTGAACAGCGCGCGCAGGAGCAGATCGATGGAGGAGGCTTTGCAGTCCCCGCCCATATGGTGCTCGCTGGCGAGAAGTTCAAGCAGTTTTTGGCAATAGTCAGGGTCGCTAAGCGCAAAGGGGATACCTAGGGGAAGCGGAGATTCCGTAACATAAGGCTCATTGGATTCAAAGCGGATCCAGTCATTAATGAACTGGCTGGCGCATGCCTGATAATACACTTTCTGCTGCGGCTGGTAGAGAACTACGCTGTGGGCAGGGTATTGCTGGAGTCCGCCATGCACCCAGAATAGCGCCGGAGTCTTGGTAATGACCAGGAGCCAGTGCGCACCAGCGGGAACATCTACAACGAAGTTAGAGGCGTGTATCGTATTGCACTCGACATAGTGAATAAGGGCCATTTCCGTACTCCTCCTAATGAATCTCGCGGAATTCACCTGGCGTAATTCCTTCGGATTCCATGAATTTCTTGTTGAAGTAGCTGATGCCCGGATACCCGGAGAGAATGGCAACCTCTTTGATGGACATAGAGGGATGGGCCAGCAATAATTGCTTGCTTTTTTGAATCCGGCATTTGGTGATATAAGTGACAGGGGTCATTTTCGTTGCCTTTTTAAACAGGCTGCAGAAATAATTCGGTGTCAGCCCTGCTTGACCCGCCCACCATTCCAGCTCAAATGGAAGGTGGGCTTTTTGTTGCATTTTGGGCAACAGAGCCGTTATTTTATCCAGATGATTGGTGCTGCGGTAGGATGAGAATGGAAGCGAATTGCTCACAAATTCAATGATTACGCTATAGGTTAAGGTTGAGATCCGGGAGGGGCGGAGGAAATTATAATGTTCAACCTCATGAAATAAATCTTCAAATGCCGAATGCAGGAGGGAAGCGTTCTTCAGCGTCCAGATCGAAGAACTGGTATACCGGTTATCCAGAAA is a window encoding:
- a CDS encoding glycoside hydrolase N-terminal domain-containing protein, with amino-acid sequence MIVPEPARMYTKGNYANAYTEVSTVHPGNAWREGMVSGNGENGYITSGSPYTDCFIFQNMWFNYPSRDPRAVPQELTGQLDAARQNVYKQNDKWKITDADGSTRIRTFYYSYHPGHQLRFNIPSHGSLSGYQRWTNYETAETGVRYSDENGEWVRTSFTSREDNVSITRITASSTGAKVNITLSIDDISAMSGANEGHNELNGLQYKKLVDANAGVLAQVVHYPFYAGSELAYGGYAGLTQVVVVNGTKKRILMPDNHEAVNVGQEANPAIQIKDADAVYLITRSCRTHSMGRIEEFGAMAHYNIVDELFEGTHAVVQKYSAADGHLDYEAALAAHTMKHSAEFNAVSFRIEGDAPHKNSDNQTLIAEQQSTPVRVNHAFMEQVYNQGRYAMICCSGASAPRLYGMWTGEWNPGWRGIYTLDANVNLQVAAMNTGHLTHAALGYITFFLRNTPDFEANARMAYGMHDAIQVSVNSDGDRAMHVEYDNDYPFEYWNAGASWCLLPIYEYWQCYGNQQIPLHDKMRIHELQPILSVQDGGMSDEEFTQLLDKGYLDLAADILLPLLTKQANFWEQICTPEYYTDINGKACYQQGKVRLVPGEKYLIIPAYSPENHPIGYNSTITANATMDISAARDGLSMVIAMEGEVKREGYEAAIAKWKALLELLPNYKYDYDGALREWAMNEYTENNNHRHLSHLYPAWPAYETQTDPALTRAAKIAIDNRDRLNTGDDTAGHGWMHKALVQARLKNGDGVLSSLLPMMRDAAYYSSLMTDHDSNRRCNCYCTDTLFGTVGAINEALLFSNTGEIEILPALPSDWLTGSIHGLMARTRAEVKTLTWNLPAKSVHLVLRSHRNENVIRLSAGLPWTEARINGDRADVLQDSRGKYIQITLSEGTEVTVAFEV
- a CDS encoding LURP-one-related family protein, with the protein product MKQLYIKQKVFSIGEKFTVKDEREHDVYYVEGSFMRIPKTFSVMNAGGREVAQITKKVFSFLPKFFVEVDGREVLTIKKELSFFKARYSIDSADIEVHGNWWDMDFQVLQRGAVVGEVSKKWFTWGDSYSVQVLNEELEAIIIAIVVAIDCVKSDEASASSQ
- a CDS encoding M56 family metallopeptidase, which translates into the protein MGIGAMSASASLLIVAVAAVRAIGRNTLPKYTFVILWTIALVRLLLPYSLPHQFSLFSLIRWPSPATFDGTGVGIITGIGGSGAALPVGIHRLITVIWLCGVMLAALFFGVTHWRWRQKYKVSLPVQQEYIQSWLAAHKTFRTLTIRQSDQIPGPLTYGIWKPVILLPAGTNWSETAQLGYILAHEYNHVRRFDTLLKYLMAAACCLHWFNPLVWFMWGRLNRDIELSCDEAVVTTFGAAHKAHYARILIHMAENHCSGSPLSNPFTTNAMEERIRSIMRLKPNTTARKQLALFVIGGITLIVATCSVPLTEARFIETQTVTNSSFFSSDTYTAPGTKKVLHDESFTNKIGLTEGTASTFIYLSGSLDE
- a CDS encoding BlaI/MecI/CopY family transcriptional regulator gives rise to the protein MAVKLFDSELKVMQILWEFGETTAKRIAEILKQETGWSKTTTYTVIKKCIEKEAIQRVDPQFVCKPLITREQAQAQETLELIDKMYGGAADKLVASLLDRKMLSAEEISRLKQLVDHLEQEES
- a CDS encoding TraX family protein, encoding MLNRTFPGQSEVWSVLYTILSFGSSLIGRLAAPIFMYCIVLGFIHTRNVHRYMARLLSFALISQLPYMLLFGVTVPRMYGMEPDPWGEPLNILFILCLGLFTLWIYEYLCRFHVSWGLLAVAGLVALGWLLPVEGGKGDVLIIFLLYILRSLPRRHRVVHATMSVKYS
- a CDS encoding WG repeat-containing protein, whose translation is MQLHHYFLQKHPLTAVLAAGLIALAACFGLGGATAHADRWEIFDQGEHLFLPEGPVEVDGVVMVPLRSIAERFGYTFVSVNNKEIVLTHQEGLRTIIRLGTKTALLEYEGGAKIQLMAQIPRNFNGAWFIDLALAGAMGGQGHSTVPGTNFIQLRPVSGDAKEQLERQYWFSFKDKGQTVFVNNQGQEKLQTLYTSPLDFGYDDLLPVKKSGYTAGYMNRAGELAIDAPNYQLGLFSEGLAWFKDLVNTENGGVTVRMGYMNRAGKVIIPGIYNRAEDFSDGLAKVTRAGKTYYINHNGQMVIPPIPGLQNSESFSDGLAAVTVRTTAGGKRVLRTGFIDTAGKWVIKPIYESATPFSEGIATATLNGKSGLIDTAGKWIVKPQYSSGSTFLGQFRDGYILLTLRGEHDYTHRLVDTKGKIITVPGTGQLAGFGDGIVSYNDTGGYGFKTVTGQVIVKPMYSYMWNFKAGAGKGFIDYNDVYEAHLINKAGKVVWSTGMLE
- a CDS encoding carboxylesterase family protein — encoded protein: MLRLVNVENGTVKGLPAADPRITSFKGIPFAAPPVGENRWRAPQPAEDWEGVLQAHEFAPVSMQVRQELDDNNIYTREWAVEPDIAMSEDCLYLNVWTPAKQADEKLPVYVWYFGGGLQVGHPAEMEFDGERIARRGIVVVTINYRLNIFGFLCHPEITAESPEAPANFGNLDQQAATRWVKRNIAAFGGDPDNITIGGQSAGGGSVMSQLTSPQNEGLFQRAIVESGIFTDLYPGTLLPPLRGTLQDGEQDGIEFFKYLGVSSLAEARKLDAVYLRDKAVALGGFWGTVADQKFQVGNPFDLFVQNRRLKVPVMLGHTSSEFFSTPNVQSYGELKQLAADMFGEDAETFLKLSGARPDAVQEAAERAAVSGIEHAIRIAAQANADTGGETPLYYYNFDAEIPGWDNPGTFHSVDLWFFFETLAKCWRPFVGKHYDLARQMCNYTAHFIRTGDPNGQDSTGEELPRWEPYTPEAPYGMLFADKAEFSREQPGAIMNFLVQQYFKKAGSPV
- a CDS encoding AraC family transcriptional regulator codes for the protein MALIHYVECNTIHASNFVVDVPAGAHWLLVITKTPALFWVHGGLQQYPAHSVVLYQPQQKVYYQACASQFINDWIRFESNEPYVTESPLPLGIPFALSDPDYCQKLLELLASEHHMGGDCKASSIDLLLRALFNKLWESYFQDNITPQYYKLLKLRTLIQTNPGEYWTVARMAGVLEISPGYLQSIYKKNFGLSCMEDVINSRVRMAKEYLVHSAESIADIAARCGYPNVEHFCRQFKQVTGCTPRNYQRQARAGASPP
- a CDS encoding helix-turn-helix domain-containing protein, which encodes MKTYYLPNFTEFRFFCFPHSIGNFIRPDDHNVNRPNGVRDFSLHYIASGSGDIEIGDRTFTLGAGDAFLHFPNDRMRYYCSESDPWNIFWIQFNGNALPAYFLDNRYTSSSIWTLKNASLLHSAFEDLFHEVEHYNFLRPSRISTLTYSVIIEFVSNSLPFSSYRSTNHLDKITALLPKMQQKAHLPFELEWWAGQAGLTPNYFCSLFKKATKMTPVTYITKCRIQKSKQLLLAHPSMSIKEVAILSGYPGISYFNKKFMESEGITPGEFREIH